One Arthrobacter sp. StoSoilB20 DNA segment encodes these proteins:
- a CDS encoding plasmid pRiA4b ORF-3 family protein: MDSPQTVPAVELRLSISGTEPLIWRQLVLPESATLAELHGAIQCAFGWRNSHLYAVAGHDRSGKKRLFMDVDDGDGPEGAENPAAARLLELFDPQKPGVSDLLYEYDFGDSWTHEIEVVGPAELQENTIACLDGAMRGPIEDSGGVAGYANVVAVVSNPKHPEHREAVEWLEFVTQESVLKFDPKAFDLVAVSGQLRSLAQRLWSGEVTVADYEDVLGPILWFLQEAQHDGLPLTSAGYLKPSFVKHAMTELGWDDEWISAGRVEVSTLPIRSLREQLQEWKLLRKLKDKLLLTPRGRKLAGDPEALWAFLADQFANPGSDAERLATPLFVHWELTGDEPPYNLRDQVIQAALHHGGLRTRTGGEIPLSWASDLYYDVTRNLHRLELWERPGWVRMNEKLSDAGVKFLLEVQSRMD; encoded by the coding sequence ATGGATTCGCCTCAAACCGTTCCGGCGGTCGAGCTTCGCCTTTCGATCAGTGGCACGGAGCCCCTGATCTGGCGTCAGCTTGTCCTCCCGGAAAGTGCCACCCTCGCCGAGTTGCACGGTGCCATCCAGTGCGCGTTTGGGTGGAGGAATTCCCACCTTTACGCCGTAGCTGGCCACGACCGGTCGGGTAAAAAGCGCCTCTTCATGGACGTCGACGACGGCGACGGTCCAGAAGGTGCCGAAAACCCGGCCGCCGCGCGGCTGCTGGAGTTGTTTGACCCTCAGAAGCCGGGAGTATCAGACCTCCTTTACGAGTACGACTTCGGCGACAGCTGGACACATGAGATTGAGGTTGTGGGCCCGGCCGAGCTGCAAGAGAACACCATCGCTTGCCTTGACGGTGCGATGCGGGGACCTATTGAGGATTCCGGCGGAGTGGCTGGCTACGCCAACGTGGTTGCTGTTGTCTCCAACCCCAAGCACCCCGAGCATAGGGAAGCCGTTGAGTGGCTTGAATTCGTGACGCAGGAGAGTGTCTTGAAATTCGATCCGAAAGCTTTTGATCTGGTGGCAGTCAGCGGACAGTTGCGCAGTTTGGCGCAGCGGCTCTGGTCAGGTGAAGTGACGGTTGCGGACTACGAGGACGTTCTGGGCCCGATCCTATGGTTTCTCCAGGAAGCCCAGCACGACGGTCTGCCGTTGACCTCTGCTGGATACTTGAAGCCGTCCTTCGTCAAGCACGCCATGACCGAGCTTGGCTGGGACGACGAATGGATCTCGGCTGGACGGGTCGAGGTGAGCACGTTGCCCATCCGGAGTCTTCGGGAGCAGTTGCAGGAGTGGAAGCTTCTGCGCAAGCTCAAGGACAAACTGCTCCTCACGCCCAGGGGACGGAAACTGGCCGGGGATCCCGAAGCCCTGTGGGCTTTCCTGGCAGACCAGTTCGCGAACCCAGGCAGCGATGCCGAACGCTTGGCAACGCCCCTGTTCGTTCATTGGGAGCTGACTGGCGACGAGCCGCCCTACAATCTTCGGGACCAAGTGATCCAGGCCGCCCTTCACCACGGCGGTTTGAGAACCCGGACGGGTGGCGAGATTCCTCTGTCGTGGGCGAGCGACCTCTACTACGACGTCACACGTAACCTGCACCGACTGGAGCTATGGGAACGCCCAGGTTGGGTGCGGATGAATGAGAAGTTGTCCGACGCCGGCGTTAAGTTCCTCTTGGAGGTTCAGAGCCGGATGGACTGA
- a CDS encoding uridine kinase: MTRENGVPRRAQLLQFFAEEVLALGPSRQLIAIDGVDGSGKSTFVEALALAIHGRPVVTIHLDDFLNLQDVRHRRGRASPEGFWLDTYDYTAFDHNVLAPLRNGGNGRIRRAATDAGNNVRIEVKPQLAPDNALVLVEGMFLHRDELVGLWDYSIFLDVPFSETARRMSIRDGSNPDPEHPSMRRYVGGQRIYFENSQPWLRATRIVDNTLRDAPRLLSVLDAMQRQR; this comes from the coding sequence ATGACGAGAGAAAACGGAGTGCCGCGTCGGGCGCAACTGCTGCAGTTCTTTGCCGAGGAAGTACTTGCGCTAGGACCGAGCCGTCAACTTATAGCTATCGACGGGGTTGATGGAAGCGGTAAATCAACCTTCGTGGAAGCGCTCGCCCTCGCAATTCATGGGCGGCCCGTCGTGACAATTCACCTGGATGATTTTCTCAACCTTCAGGATGTCCGCCACCGCCGGGGCCGAGCATCTCCAGAGGGATTCTGGCTGGATACTTACGATTACACTGCTTTCGACCACAATGTCCTCGCACCTTTGAGAAATGGCGGGAACGGAAGAATTCGAAGGGCGGCCACAGATGCCGGCAATAACGTAAGAATCGAGGTCAAACCCCAGCTGGCCCCGGACAACGCTTTGGTGCTAGTAGAGGGCATGTTCCTCCACCGCGATGAGCTGGTTGGACTCTGGGACTACTCGATTTTCCTTGATGTGCCCTTTTCCGAGACAGCCAGGCGGATGTCCATAAGGGACGGGAGCAACCCGGACCCGGAACATCCGTCGATGCGGCGATACGTCGGCGGTCAACGTATCTACTTTGAGAATTCTCAGCCGTGGTTGCGGGCTACGAGAATCGTTGACAACACCCTTCGGGACGCACCCAGGCTGCTGTCAGTTCTGGACGCGATGCAGCGACAACGTTAG
- a CDS encoding tyrosine-protein phosphatase has protein sequence MEEPARKDRTLRAEGTVNARDLGGLERVDGTLTPSGVFFRSDNVDRISPDGWQHLHEAGIRTVVDLRQPEERERDTQKRPAWLTTINVDLDGLENTDFWAGYWDNGLVGTAMYFLPHLTEMPERAGAAVSAIVNAPPGGVLFHCMGGRDRTGIIAMILLSAVSADTEEIVDDYLETVRLGDTRAASDNRNNAESLLNELCERHGTTTEGAFRTALAGFDLPGFIKAAGLHESDRAALFSWRGSVVETAGAGSL, from the coding sequence ATGGAAGAGCCTGCAAGAAAGGACCGTACCCTCAGAGCCGAGGGTACGGTCAACGCGCGCGATCTCGGCGGATTGGAGCGCGTTGACGGAACGCTGACGCCGAGCGGAGTGTTCTTCCGCAGCGACAACGTGGACCGGATCAGCCCCGATGGATGGCAGCACTTGCACGAGGCCGGGATCCGTACCGTCGTCGATCTTCGCCAACCGGAGGAACGCGAAAGGGACACCCAGAAACGCCCCGCCTGGCTCACCACCATCAACGTGGACCTCGATGGCCTTGAGAACACGGATTTCTGGGCCGGCTACTGGGACAACGGTTTGGTGGGCACCGCCATGTACTTCCTGCCGCACCTCACTGAAATGCCCGAACGAGCGGGAGCTGCTGTCTCGGCCATAGTCAACGCACCGCCGGGCGGTGTCCTCTTTCACTGCATGGGCGGCAGGGACAGGACCGGCATCATTGCCATGATTCTGCTTTCGGCCGTGAGCGCCGATACAGAGGAGATCGTTGATGACTACCTCGAAACGGTCCGGCTGGGCGATACCAGAGCAGCCAGCGACAACCGGAACAATGCCGAATCTCTACTGAACGAACTCTGCGAGCGCCACGGAACCACCACGGAAGGTGCCTTCCGAACGGCACTGGCCGGCTTCGACCTTCCCGGATTCATCAAGGCAGCTGGCCTCCACGAAAGTGACCGCGCCGCACTGTTCAGCTGGCGCGGCAGCGTCGTAGAGACCGCGGGTGCAGGTTCCTTGTGA